One genomic window of Manihot esculenta cultivar AM560-2 chromosome 16, M.esculenta_v8, whole genome shotgun sequence includes the following:
- the LOC110602843 gene encoding histone acetyltransferase type B catalytic subunit isoform X2 yields the protein MGQKQQPPTDPTAEHKKRRRVGFSNIDAGIEAKDCIKIYLVSSKEQVGASENYCIDPVDLNGFFDEDGKIYGYQGLKGGKGITELKSSLQRIFAETLVESKEDFLKSFSVESNLIRSIVSSGEVLQHKGSNEHFRDSVTHYGADTSDVKVVRMVIGNEGTGHLYSRLIPLVLLLVDGSNPIDVTDPGWELYVLVQEINDEQGDIQHRVLGFTAVYRFYHYPDKTRLRLSQILVLPPYQHKGYGRRLVEVVNNVAISEDVYDLTVEEPLDYFQHVRTCIDVQRLLVFSPIQDAINSAVSNLKQGKLSKKAHVPRFMPPSTAIEDVRKTLKINRKQFLQCWEVLIYLGLDPADKCMEDFVTIISNRVKADILGKDSGNGGKQVIEVPSDYSAEMSFVMFRTGNVEGGSLQMDENQTNQREQLQQLVDARIKEIQSIAQKLRPV from the exons ATGGGGCAAAAGCAACAACCTCCCACCGATCCGACCGCCGAGCACAAGAAACGAAGGCGCGTAGGCTTCTCCAATATCG ATGCTGGAATCGAGGCCAAAGACTGCATTAAAATTTACCTGG TTTCTAGCAAAGAACAAGTGGGTGCTTCTGAAAATTACTGCATTGATCCAGTTGACTTAAATGGCTTTTTTGATGAGGACGGGAAAATATATGGTTACCAAGGGTTGAAG GGTGGAAAAGGGATTACGGAACTCAAATCTTCTCTTCAG AGAATTTTTGCTGAGACTCTTGTGGAGAGTAAAGAAGACTTTCTAAAATCATTTTCAGTTGAGAGTAATCTGATTAG ATCTATTGTCTCGAGTGGGGAGGTATTGCAACATAAAGGCTCTAATGAACATTTTCGTGATTCTGTTACTCATTATGGGGCAGATACTTCAGATGTGAAG GTTGTTCGCATGGTGATAGGCAATGAAGGTACTGGACACCTTTACAGTCGTTTGATCCCTCTCGTTCTTCTTCTTGTTGATG GTAGCAACCCTATTGATGTGACTGATCCTGGGTGGGAGTTATATGTACTGGTTCAGGAGATAAATGATGAGCAGGGGGACATTCAACATAGAGTTCTGGGTTTTACAGCAGTTTATCGCTTCTATCATTACCCTGATAAAACACGACTACGGCTCAGTCAG ATATTGGTTTTGCCTCCTTACCAACACAAGGGTTATGGTCGTCGCCTTGTTGAGGTGGTCAACAATGTAGCAATATCTGAAGATGTTTATGACTTAACTGTTGAAGAACCACTAGATTACTTCCAACATGTGCGCACATGTATTGATGTACAGCGTCTGCTTGTTTTTAGTCCAATCCAAGACGCAATTAATTCAGCTGTTTCAAATCTGAAACAAGGAAAGCTATCAAAGAAAGCTCATGTCCCCCGGTTCATGCCTCCTTCAACTGCAATCGAGGATGTTAGGAAAACATTGAAAATCAACAGGAAACAGTTTCTTCAGTGTTGGGAGGTCCTAATTTATCTAGGCCTTGATCCTGCTGACAAGTGCATGGAAGATTTTGTGACAATTATTTCAAATCGTGTGAAAGCTGATATCTTAGGAAAAGATTCTGGAAATGGTGGAAAGCAGGTGATTGAAGTCCCTAGTGATTATAGTGCAGAGATGTCATTTGTCATGTTTAGGACGGGGAATGTGGAAGGTGGTAGTCTTCAGATGGACGAAAATCAAACAAATCAGAGAGAGCAGCTGCAACAATTGGTGGATGCAAGGATCAAGGAGATACAGTCGATTGCACAGAAATTGCGTCCTGTTTGA
- the LOC110602843 gene encoding histone acetyltransferase type B catalytic subunit isoform X4 has product MGQKQQPPTDPTAEHKKRRRVGFSNIDAGIEAKDCIKIYLVSSKEQVGASENYCIDPVDLNGFFDEDGKIYGYQGLKGGKGITELKSSLQVVRMVIGNEGTGHLYSRLIPLVLLLVDGSNPIDVTDPGWELYVLVQEINDEQGDIQHRVLGFTAVYRFYHYPDKTRLRLSQILVLPPYQHKGYGRRLVEVVNNVAISEDVYDLTVEEPLDYFQHVRTCIDVQRLLVFSPIQDAINSAVSNLKQGKLSKKAHVPRFMPPSTAIEDVRKTLKINRKQFLQCWEVLIYLGLDPADKCMEDFVTIISNRVKADILGKDSGNGGKQVIEVPSDYSAEMSFVMFRTGNVEGGSLQMDENQTNQREQLQQLVDARIKEIQSIAQKLRPV; this is encoded by the exons ATGGGGCAAAAGCAACAACCTCCCACCGATCCGACCGCCGAGCACAAGAAACGAAGGCGCGTAGGCTTCTCCAATATCG ATGCTGGAATCGAGGCCAAAGACTGCATTAAAATTTACCTGG TTTCTAGCAAAGAACAAGTGGGTGCTTCTGAAAATTACTGCATTGATCCAGTTGACTTAAATGGCTTTTTTGATGAGGACGGGAAAATATATGGTTACCAAGGGTTGAAG GGTGGAAAAGGGATTACGGAACTCAAATCTTCTCTTCAG GTTGTTCGCATGGTGATAGGCAATGAAGGTACTGGACACCTTTACAGTCGTTTGATCCCTCTCGTTCTTCTTCTTGTTGATG GTAGCAACCCTATTGATGTGACTGATCCTGGGTGGGAGTTATATGTACTGGTTCAGGAGATAAATGATGAGCAGGGGGACATTCAACATAGAGTTCTGGGTTTTACAGCAGTTTATCGCTTCTATCATTACCCTGATAAAACACGACTACGGCTCAGTCAG ATATTGGTTTTGCCTCCTTACCAACACAAGGGTTATGGTCGTCGCCTTGTTGAGGTGGTCAACAATGTAGCAATATCTGAAGATGTTTATGACTTAACTGTTGAAGAACCACTAGATTACTTCCAACATGTGCGCACATGTATTGATGTACAGCGTCTGCTTGTTTTTAGTCCAATCCAAGACGCAATTAATTCAGCTGTTTCAAATCTGAAACAAGGAAAGCTATCAAAGAAAGCTCATGTCCCCCGGTTCATGCCTCCTTCAACTGCAATCGAGGATGTTAGGAAAACATTGAAAATCAACAGGAAACAGTTTCTTCAGTGTTGGGAGGTCCTAATTTATCTAGGCCTTGATCCTGCTGACAAGTGCATGGAAGATTTTGTGACAATTATTTCAAATCGTGTGAAAGCTGATATCTTAGGAAAAGATTCTGGAAATGGTGGAAAGCAGGTGATTGAAGTCCCTAGTGATTATAGTGCAGAGATGTCATTTGTCATGTTTAGGACGGGGAATGTGGAAGGTGGTAGTCTTCAGATGGACGAAAATCAAACAAATCAGAGAGAGCAGCTGCAACAATTGGTGGATGCAAGGATCAAGGAGATACAGTCGATTGCACAGAAATTGCGTCCTGTTTGA
- the LOC110603300 gene encoding uncharacterized protein LOC110603300, producing MDAALDVLLAGRSVGEAIQKVAETISSRSAIRPPPPPPVSSRASKPSSRRSRSSRPSRQEGSSSAHQSIQAPRPQGTSNEGMEEGPMIISKMAEGVGSMRSDLVLPTVGASGVSAAVEEEVPGGRLEVPITEEGAPGKRAEVILVDEDVSEAPTNDALAPEEVGSDSAKDGGVTEKAGDKLPASLEMPAPAPAQKKSRASKGSAPALPPIGEEKEGSKESTPALPPPEKKKDVPVIPLLSAPDNDILNVEDIIHQSLASVVAEIVKERMFGGVMEASDPRLLALTGLLASSTREQAAFRSRPRGELGDTIREMLLMRWMLATTVARVHTQSLQAELHSALEALKRADGKAAEAQEHAESLEAELSHTRRVLKESDERAAAAEVRCEEVLKQLSSMVETLREKDEAVNQKDEVQRQYVALKADFEGAQVHLDKVKVQKEGALAWVEVLEQELSKSSERIRDLASSTEESKLHNQQLSQEVRTLEHKCLALLEEAKHVEDRIQLECERRLMEYKESAELKEKIEQACEAHLRTYKDSPKLKAIIAEACQSRLAEYKASDEMKVAIWHKGFRMYVSGFNRGLRDSRLALSTPLAKLRAAEVDSDGEDVLYGEDDLPLPKGTSRTIAGSSEAKPKQGDEDAGPRGQEIVPFVGTKGSEQEDGSSPVDSNVNSMNDNDVNVDDDMPKHVSPLRTILPSSE from the exons ATGGACGCGGCTTTGGACGTCCTGCTGGCAGGGCGATCTGTGGGAGAGGCTATTCAAAAGGTGGCAGAAACTATTTCCTCTAGGTCGGCTATTCGacctccacctcctcctccgGTCTCTTCTCGGGCTTCTAAGCCCAGCTCTCGACGCAGCAGGTCGTCCCGGCCTTCCCGCCAAGAGGGGTCGAGCTCTGCTCATCAGTCTATACAAGCCCCCCGGCCTCAAGGTACTTCTAATGAGGGGATGGAAGAGGGTCCCATGATTATTTCTAAAATGGCTGAGGGTGTCGGATCGATGAGGTCGGACCTTGTCCTTCCTACTGTGGGCGCTTCTGGGGTCTCCGCTGCTGTTGAAGAGGAGGTCCCCGGGGGGAGGCTCGAGGTCCCCATTACAGAAGAGGGAGCTCCTGGGAAAAGAGCGGAGGTCATTCTCGTGGACGAAGATGTCTCGGAGGCCCCCACCAATGATGCTCTTGCCCCTGAAGAGGTGGGATCTGACTCTGCCAAGGATGGAGGTGTCACAGAGAAGGCAGGGGACAAACTTCCTGCCTCCCTTGAAATGCCTGCCCCAGCTCCAGCTCAGAAGAAGTCCAGGGCTTCCAAGGGATCAGCTCCAGCCCTTCCTCCTATTGGAGAGGAGAAAGAAGGTTCTAAAGAATCGACTCCTGCTCTCCCTCCTCCCGAAAAGAAGAAAGATGTCCCTGTGATACCACTGttgtctgctcctgacaacgACATTCTGAACGTGGAGGATATCATTCATCAATCTCTGGCGAGCGTGGTTGCTGAGATTGTCAAGGAGCGGATGTTTGGTGGCGTCATGGAGGCTTCGGACCCACGcttgcttgctctcactggtcTCTTAGCTAGCTCTACTAGGGAGCAAGCAGCGTTCCGTTCTCGACCTCGTGGGGAGCTCGGAGAtacaatcagggagatgcttctgatg AGGTGGATGCTCGCGACCACGGTAGCTCGAGTTCATACCCAGTCCCTCCAGGCAGAGCTGCATTCTGCATTGGAGGCCCTCAAAAGAGCTGACGGGAAGGCGGCTGAGGCACAGGAGCACGCCGAGTCCCTGGAAGCAGAGTTGTCTCATACCCGCAGGGTtctcaaggagtctgatgagagggcggcTGCAGCTGAGGTTCGATGTGAAGAagttttgaagcagctgtcctccatgGTGGAGACTCTTCGTGAGAAGGACGAGGCTGTGAATCAGAAGGATGAGGTCCAGCGTCAATATGTGGCCctaaaggctgattttgaaggaGCTCAAGTTCACCTTGATAAGGTGAAGGTTCAAAAGGAAGGAGCCCTAGCTTGGGTGGAGGTtctcgagcaggagctgagcaaaAGTTCTGAgcgtatcagagacctggcttcatcgaCGGAGGAGTCCAAACTTCACAATCAACAGCTTAGTCAAGAAGTCAGGACTTTGGAGCATAAATGCTTAGCCCTGCTCGAGGAGGCCAAACATGTTGAAGACAGGATCCAGTTGGAGTGCGAGAGGCGTTTGATGGAGTATAAGGAATCAGCTGAGCTAAAGGAGAAGATTGAACAAGCATGTGAAGCTCATCTTAGAACTTACAAGGATTCTCccaaactgaaagcaattatagctgaggcctgccaGTCACGACTTGCGGAGTATAAAGCCTCTGATGAGATGAAGGTCGCTATTTGGCACAAAGGCTTTCGCATGTACGTGTCCGGTTTCAATAGGGGTTTGAGAGATTCCAGACTTGCTCTTTCTACCCCTCTAGCAAAGCTCCGAGCTGCTGAGGTGGACTCCGATGGTGAGGACGTGTTGTATGGTGAGGATGATCTGCCCTTACCCAAAGGAACCTCTCGCACTATAGCTGGGTCCTCTGAGGCAAAACCCAAGCAAGGGGATGAAGACGCTGGGCCTCGAGGGCAGGAGATCGTACCTTTTGTCGGTACGAAGGGCTCTGAGCAGGAGGATGGCAGTTCTCCCGTAGATAGTAATGTAAATAGTATGAACGATAATGATGTAAATGTGGATGATGACATGCCTAaacatgtaagtcctttaaggacaatTTTGCCTTCATCGGAGTAG
- the LOC110602843 gene encoding histone acetyltransferase type B catalytic subunit isoform X1: protein MGQKQQPPTDPTAEHKKRRRVGFSNIDAGIEAKDCIKIYLVSSKEQVGASENYCIDPVDLNGFFDEDGKIYGYQGLKITIWISSITFHAYADITYQSKSDGGKGITELKSSLQRIFAETLVESKEDFLKSFSVESNLIRSIVSSGEVLQHKGSNEHFRDSVTHYGADTSDVKVVRMVIGNEGTGHLYSRLIPLVLLLVDGSNPIDVTDPGWELYVLVQEINDEQGDIQHRVLGFTAVYRFYHYPDKTRLRLSQILVLPPYQHKGYGRRLVEVVNNVAISEDVYDLTVEEPLDYFQHVRTCIDVQRLLVFSPIQDAINSAVSNLKQGKLSKKAHVPRFMPPSTAIEDVRKTLKINRKQFLQCWEVLIYLGLDPADKCMEDFVTIISNRVKADILGKDSGNGGKQVIEVPSDYSAEMSFVMFRTGNVEGGSLQMDENQTNQREQLQQLVDARIKEIQSIAQKLRPV, encoded by the exons ATGGGGCAAAAGCAACAACCTCCCACCGATCCGACCGCCGAGCACAAGAAACGAAGGCGCGTAGGCTTCTCCAATATCG ATGCTGGAATCGAGGCCAAAGACTGCATTAAAATTTACCTGG TTTCTAGCAAAGAACAAGTGGGTGCTTCTGAAAATTACTGCATTGATCCAGTTGACTTAAATGGCTTTTTTGATGAGGACGGGAAAATATATGGTTACCAAGGGTTGAAG ATAACTATCTGGATTAGCAGCATAACATTTCATGCTTATGCTGATATTACATATCAGAGTAAATCTGAT GGTGGAAAAGGGATTACGGAACTCAAATCTTCTCTTCAG AGAATTTTTGCTGAGACTCTTGTGGAGAGTAAAGAAGACTTTCTAAAATCATTTTCAGTTGAGAGTAATCTGATTAG ATCTATTGTCTCGAGTGGGGAGGTATTGCAACATAAAGGCTCTAATGAACATTTTCGTGATTCTGTTACTCATTATGGGGCAGATACTTCAGATGTGAAG GTTGTTCGCATGGTGATAGGCAATGAAGGTACTGGACACCTTTACAGTCGTTTGATCCCTCTCGTTCTTCTTCTTGTTGATG GTAGCAACCCTATTGATGTGACTGATCCTGGGTGGGAGTTATATGTACTGGTTCAGGAGATAAATGATGAGCAGGGGGACATTCAACATAGAGTTCTGGGTTTTACAGCAGTTTATCGCTTCTATCATTACCCTGATAAAACACGACTACGGCTCAGTCAG ATATTGGTTTTGCCTCCTTACCAACACAAGGGTTATGGTCGTCGCCTTGTTGAGGTGGTCAACAATGTAGCAATATCTGAAGATGTTTATGACTTAACTGTTGAAGAACCACTAGATTACTTCCAACATGTGCGCACATGTATTGATGTACAGCGTCTGCTTGTTTTTAGTCCAATCCAAGACGCAATTAATTCAGCTGTTTCAAATCTGAAACAAGGAAAGCTATCAAAGAAAGCTCATGTCCCCCGGTTCATGCCTCCTTCAACTGCAATCGAGGATGTTAGGAAAACATTGAAAATCAACAGGAAACAGTTTCTTCAGTGTTGGGAGGTCCTAATTTATCTAGGCCTTGATCCTGCTGACAAGTGCATGGAAGATTTTGTGACAATTATTTCAAATCGTGTGAAAGCTGATATCTTAGGAAAAGATTCTGGAAATGGTGGAAAGCAGGTGATTGAAGTCCCTAGTGATTATAGTGCAGAGATGTCATTTGTCATGTTTAGGACGGGGAATGTGGAAGGTGGTAGTCTTCAGATGGACGAAAATCAAACAAATCAGAGAGAGCAGCTGCAACAATTGGTGGATGCAAGGATCAAGGAGATACAGTCGATTGCACAGAAATTGCGTCCTGTTTGA
- the LOC110602843 gene encoding histone acetyltransferase type B catalytic subunit isoform X3 encodes MGQKQQPPTDPTAEHKKRRRVGFSNIDAGIEAKDCIKIYLVSSKEQVGASENYCIDPVDLNGFFDEDGKIYGYQGLKITIWISSITFHAYADITYQSKSDGGKGITELKSSLQVVRMVIGNEGTGHLYSRLIPLVLLLVDGSNPIDVTDPGWELYVLVQEINDEQGDIQHRVLGFTAVYRFYHYPDKTRLRLSQILVLPPYQHKGYGRRLVEVVNNVAISEDVYDLTVEEPLDYFQHVRTCIDVQRLLVFSPIQDAINSAVSNLKQGKLSKKAHVPRFMPPSTAIEDVRKTLKINRKQFLQCWEVLIYLGLDPADKCMEDFVTIISNRVKADILGKDSGNGGKQVIEVPSDYSAEMSFVMFRTGNVEGGSLQMDENQTNQREQLQQLVDARIKEIQSIAQKLRPV; translated from the exons ATGGGGCAAAAGCAACAACCTCCCACCGATCCGACCGCCGAGCACAAGAAACGAAGGCGCGTAGGCTTCTCCAATATCG ATGCTGGAATCGAGGCCAAAGACTGCATTAAAATTTACCTGG TTTCTAGCAAAGAACAAGTGGGTGCTTCTGAAAATTACTGCATTGATCCAGTTGACTTAAATGGCTTTTTTGATGAGGACGGGAAAATATATGGTTACCAAGGGTTGAAG ATAACTATCTGGATTAGCAGCATAACATTTCATGCTTATGCTGATATTACATATCAGAGTAAATCTGAT GGTGGAAAAGGGATTACGGAACTCAAATCTTCTCTTCAG GTTGTTCGCATGGTGATAGGCAATGAAGGTACTGGACACCTTTACAGTCGTTTGATCCCTCTCGTTCTTCTTCTTGTTGATG GTAGCAACCCTATTGATGTGACTGATCCTGGGTGGGAGTTATATGTACTGGTTCAGGAGATAAATGATGAGCAGGGGGACATTCAACATAGAGTTCTGGGTTTTACAGCAGTTTATCGCTTCTATCATTACCCTGATAAAACACGACTACGGCTCAGTCAG ATATTGGTTTTGCCTCCTTACCAACACAAGGGTTATGGTCGTCGCCTTGTTGAGGTGGTCAACAATGTAGCAATATCTGAAGATGTTTATGACTTAACTGTTGAAGAACCACTAGATTACTTCCAACATGTGCGCACATGTATTGATGTACAGCGTCTGCTTGTTTTTAGTCCAATCCAAGACGCAATTAATTCAGCTGTTTCAAATCTGAAACAAGGAAAGCTATCAAAGAAAGCTCATGTCCCCCGGTTCATGCCTCCTTCAACTGCAATCGAGGATGTTAGGAAAACATTGAAAATCAACAGGAAACAGTTTCTTCAGTGTTGGGAGGTCCTAATTTATCTAGGCCTTGATCCTGCTGACAAGTGCATGGAAGATTTTGTGACAATTATTTCAAATCGTGTGAAAGCTGATATCTTAGGAAAAGATTCTGGAAATGGTGGAAAGCAGGTGATTGAAGTCCCTAGTGATTATAGTGCAGAGATGTCATTTGTCATGTTTAGGACGGGGAATGTGGAAGGTGGTAGTCTTCAGATGGACGAAAATCAAACAAATCAGAGAGAGCAGCTGCAACAATTGGTGGATGCAAGGATCAAGGAGATACAGTCGATTGCACAGAAATTGCGTCCTGTTTGA